A region of the Deltaproteobacteria bacterium genome:
GAGCAGGCGCTGGCCACCCGAGGGCTACCACGTAAAATTTACGTCGATAACGGAGCCGCTTTTAGATCTCACCATCTGGAACAGGTGACCGCCTCCCTGGGGATCGCCCTGATCCATGCTCGGCCCTATAAGCCCCAAGGAAAGGGGAAAATAGAACGCTGGTTTAAAACCGTTCGGTCAGATTTCTTGACCGGTTTTCGGGGAACCACCCTGAGCGATTTGAACCTGGCCTTCGATATCTGGCTGCGGGAGATTTATCATCGTCGGAAACACGGCGCTACCGGTCAGGCCCCCTGGGAGCGTTTCGCCTCCCGGATGGAATGTCTACGGCCTGCCCCGACCAACCTGCCGGACTATTTTCGCTAAACCGCCCGTAGACGGGTAGCCAAAGACCGCACCGTCAGCCTGAACGGGAAACTCTTTGAAGCCCCGGTTGGTTTAATCGGTCAGCAGATCACCTTGCGTTATCACGAAGCCAATCTCGAACAGATCGAAGTGGTCTGGAATAATCAATCCTACGGATTTTTATCCCCGGTCAATCTTCAGGTCAACAGCCGGGTCAAACGGGATAAAGACAGCCGCTTGGTCTTGGAAACTTCCCAGGAATCGGCTTATCACGGCGGAGTGCTCTGGGAAAGGGGGAACCGCTCATGACCGCCCACTATCGTACCTTCTTCGGTCTTTCTCGGGAACCCTTTTGCTCCGATATAAATCTTAAGGAAATCCTGAAAACACCGGCCCTGTCCGCCGTGCAGGACCGCTTCGATTACACCGTCCGTTTGGGCGGAATCGCTCTGGTCACCGGCGAGGTCGGTTCCGGGAAATCCACCGCCTTACGTTACGTGGCCGCAAATCTCCATCCTTCCGAATACCGCACCATCCCCATCACCGCCACCCCAGGTTCCATCCTGGAACTCTATCGCCTCATCCTGGCTGAACTCCGTATCGAAAAAACCAGCTCTTCCCGAGCCGTCTTGACCCGCTTGATCCAAAAGGAAATCCGTGACCTTTATGAGGGTAAAAAAATAAAGCCCGTCCTGATTATTGATGAGGCTTCCCTCTTGCGACTGGAGGTCTTTGCCGAACTCCACACCCTCACTCAGTTCTACCAGGACTCCAAACCTTATCTACCCATCATACTGGCCGGTCAAAGTCCCCTGGTAGATCAACTCGTCTTCCGCACCTCTCATCCTTTGGCTTCCCGCATCCTGGCCCGCTGTCATCTCAAAGGCGTCTCCCGTCAGGAAATGGAAAACTATTTGGCTCATCATCTAACCCTGGCCGGTTTAAAAACCAATCCCCTGGAGGATGCGGCCATTACCGCTATCCAGCAAGGATCTGGCGGCCTTTTCCGCAAAGCCAATCACCTGGCCCGGGGTGCCCTCATCGCTGCCACGGCTGCCCAATCCCTAACCGTCACCCCCGAACATGTCCGCTTGGCGGCTTCTGAAATATTTTAGCCCTGATCACACCCGGGAAGTCTTCCCTTCCTGGGTGCCCTTCAAATCCGTATAGTGTGTCTTGAATGATTTGCGGTAGGCTAAATAACTTGGAATATTTTGATCGGGACCATTTAATCAGGTTCCTAAAGACCATTTAATTTGAAAAACTACACCATGGAGCTTCAGCTTAGCGTTTGCGAAAAAATAACTTCTCATTTTGGAGGCAGCAACCTATAGTTCAAATCCGGAAAGACTGAATCCCTTTTGATTAAGATTTGGGCCGCATCTTCTTTGGATATCTTTTCTTTACATTGATAATGCTTGCGATTCAGTACCGCAGAAACACGCAGTCCGGAAGTCGTTTTTGTTTTTCGTATGAAATTAAGAGCAGTTTGAAGGTTGACGAGAGGCTCGCCAGCCCAGTTCTTTGAAATTTCTGAAAAGAGGCGGTGTTCGATGGGATTCCATTTGGATGCGCCAGTGGGGTAGTGACAAACCTGGACAGTCAATCCATACTGAAGACAGAGTGAGTTCCATAAATGATACTTTAAGGCAACGGATTTGGATCTATTGCTTCCGCCATTGTCGGCG
Encoded here:
- a CDS encoding transposase codes for the protein PRAPVRKLVEQLEQKGFGKLSQTTAYRFLRDRGLMKAQQMIPEDRRKFEAELPNDLWQSDVLHGPLVETGGKKRKSYLIAFIDDHSRLVPYGAFYPGESLTFFLKALEQALATRGLPRKIYVDNGAAFRSHHLEQVTASLGIALIHARPYKPQGKGKIERWFKTVRSDFLTGFRGTTLSDLNLAFDIWLREIYHRRKHGATGQAPWERFASRMECLRPAPTNLPDYFR
- a CDS encoding AAA family ATPase: MTAHYRTFFGLSREPFCSDINLKEILKTPALSAVQDRFDYTVRLGGIALVTGEVGSGKSTALRYVAANLHPSEYRTIPITATPGSILELYRLILAELRIEKTSSSRAVLTRLIQKEIRDLYEGKKIKPVLIIDEASLLRLEVFAELHTLTQFYQDSKPYLPIILAGQSPLVDQLVFRTSHPLASRILARCHLKGVSRQEMENYLAHHLTLAGLKTNPLEDAAITAIQQGSGGLFRKANHLARGALIAATAAQSLTVTPEHVRLAASEIF